The Dreissena polymorpha isolate Duluth1 chromosome 2, UMN_Dpol_1.0, whole genome shotgun sequence nucleotide sequence ACTTACAGTAATGTAGTCCTACAACGCTTGTTATAAAACAATAGACGGCCTACCGGAGATAAACTAAGTTCAATAACATGACGTCACTATATCGATGACGTTACGTCTTTGTGATATACGTCAATGACATCGAACGTCATGGTAACAAAGTTGGGCATGTTTTGTCAAAGAGTGCCACTTTCGGATGGGCAAGTAATGATTCAGTTATGTATTAATTGTAAGGTAAACAACGATCATATCAAGACGAAAAGAAATCAGCACgaacataaatatataccaaaaatgACGTGATAAATGTAGATTTGTCAAGAGAAGAATCAGACTTTGTTACACTttgggacttttctaacgcatcacttttcaaatttgaatatctcagttatgagtaaagacatttatttcaaattttacatacgatcatttgactacattctatgcaagctcacgataaaatcattatttcGTGACGATTGAACGATTTAGCACGTGGgctaggtgtggttccatatttttgcacgtggaaatgttgaaacgcgatttaattctatttttatttcaatttaattattttaggaggGTTCTtatataaggaaaacataaaattaatttacaaaacaatataccggtaGCTCGTATTAATATTTatgagcgcaatcgcgcactttgtattttacagactacctttcccacttgctaaagcgtctgatcgtcacggatgaatgattttatcgttagcttgcacatattgtagtcaaatgatcacatgtgcaatttaaaataaatatatttactcattactgagctatgttagttttaaaaagtattgcgttagaaaaatcaccaattGTTGTAAatggcgatatacatgttattccgatttaatttcaatttcataattctaggtaagtttttacacaaggaaaacataacagtaatgaaagaaaaacaatatggctcgtatggatCTCAGGAGCGAAACTgttcaatcggcatgttgcaagccggtcagttattaagacgtgtaagtttatgcgttttacttttcacattgttattatttaacgttgtaagagtttgcgaatttgatttttgaagtgaagtttttaatttgttaagttttttttcgatttcaattaaattttcaggaattatcagatatgtgtagaATTATCCATGGCctaaatttcaacacaagccgttaaAAAATAAGGAAGCTAAAGTGATATGATAAAGTGATGTATTAGAGAAGTCTAAAAGTGTACTCGAAGGTTGTTGATAGAAACATGTTGcctttattgtgtgtgttttttcactgaatttataaatatatgaccggcgctctaggaaaacggcgcttaatgcatgtgcgtaaagtgttgtcccagataagactgccAGCACTGGCTTATCAGACACAACaccttccgcttaaactggattttcctttttaaacgaaaacttgcataacagcggaaagagtcgtccctgataagcctgtgaagtccacatctGGGATTACACTATACGAAGCATATTCATTAGtccccattttccaagagtgcGCCTCATTTTTTCACTAAGCTCGATTTTGTTCACATAAAAAATTCTATACTTCATTGTAAATCAAACAATAACATATGAATGTCAGAATAGATCGACATCGCAAAGTATTATTACGTTACACAATGATATAATGTAGACACGGAACCATTTAAGAAATTTGGAATGTTTACaactaatcattaataaaataaatgactAGTTAATATATTTAGTCCAAAAGTCTTACGATCATAGTTTTTGCttgtaaatgtaattgtattatccgaaagtatgtaaacattttgCTATGAAATGCGAGAATACAAGTTAATATATAGCCACGAATTGCTAGAATACAGGTTACATTATTTGAATGAAGGATTATCGTATTGATGGTTACTGTTATTAAACGTGTCTACTACCAAAAtttagttttataattattttttatttgctaaaatttttacaataataacgggaacatttataaaaaaaatacatttatcagGAATCAAACTTTGTTCTGGGGAGGTAAATCAATCGCACAGGGCGATTCAGAGGCCTAAACGTCACTACTAAAATAGTTCACATTCTACACGCTGTCATTGAAACGCCGGGAGGTCACTCGTTCGCTCTCTTCTGTGGGAGCGTTCTGTCTTCATACCGAGTGAAaccaagaaacggactcgagagcgtttcgatAAACCTGGGGCAGtttacgcaatcgagctaaaataaatatgtttaaactaaacgctGTCAGTAATGCAGAATGTATTGTTCTTAAAATTATCGACGATAAGAGTTACAAATGCttcatcattttatttattgttattgactACTATCCATATACGAAGCGATGTCTAGAGTGAAATATATCTCCATTTATTTGAATCTATGACTTTCTTTtagttatgaaaaaaacgtttttggtTTTTGGCTTTTACAATGCGGTTCCGTTACCAAGGTAATGCCGACATCGAGCCAGGCGCTCAAACTTAAGAAAGGCGTACTGACGGAGGATGAAGTGCGACCGACGTCGTCGGGACATTGGCCGGGATCCCAGTGCTCTGTGCCGACAGGTGTGAGGTAATAATGAaagtgattctgatgatgatgcggATAATGATGGAGATAGTGTTGATGGTAttggttttggtggtggtgatgatgatgataataatgatgatgatgattaaccAAATACTACctctacttcaacaacaacaaatactatcACTATTACTACCGCTTCCGCTGCCGTTGCCGTTTCCACTACAATCAACACCACCACTATTACCTCTGCCACTGCTACTTCTAATGCTAATGCGACtatttctgctactgctgctactactactactactactactactactactactactactaactactactactatactactactactactactactaccactactgctactaagactactactactactactactactactatactactactactacactactactactactactactactactactactgactaccactactgctacatactaactactactacttctacttctactactactactaactactactactactactactactactactactactactactactactactactattactactacttctactactactactactactacttctactactacttctacttctactactactactactactactactactactactactactactactactactactactactacttctactactactactactaccactaccactactactactactacgactactactactactactactactactactactactactactactactactactactactactactactactactactactactactactactacctctactaatattactacaacaactactactactactactactactacttctactactactacttttactacttctactaatacttctactactaatacttctactactaccactactgctactactactattactactactattactactattactactactactacttctactactactactaccactactactactactactactactgctactactttaactactactactataacttctgctaccacaacaacaacaacagtaacaacaactactacttttactattactactgctactgctgcttttgctgctgctgTTTTATTTGCATGCTGCTGTTGCTATGTTTTTAAATCGGGTTCCCTATGCGCGTTACGTACTAATAACAACTACTAACAACTTAAATACTATATCCAGTGTTGTATTGTATCAGTTTAATGTCAGTATAATAACACTCAATGTGCGCTTGTATTtttatatgttaatgttttttgttccAAGATCAGGTCCCCAGTACGCGTTCCGTACCCCGGCCCACTGCAGCATCGTGACCGTCTACAACATTGGGCAGGGGCTGGTGGGCGGGGGAGAGACATGCCGGACCCGGACGCTATGCACGCCCTTGGGCGCGAGTCTGCGCAGCTCTTCAAGCATCAACCGCTACCGAGAGGTTACACCAGCATCCTCGCATTCGAACCAGACTCGAAATCTTATCAGGTAACCGAACAACGAAGTGTGCCCGACTCTCAATTTGATAATGACGTCATCATGTTGACGTCATATAGTTGTTATTTCAACGAAATTCCAAATTTACTTTtgttcaaatgtaaaacaaatcgaCGAATatgcataaaattaaaaagaaaagcaaTGATGTTCAGCTATACTGAAAACAGATGTTAACatggtattatttttatatacacatctaATTTTGGGAGGAAAGGGGAGGGCACAACAAGATTATGACGAGCCTCATTCTCGGAGACGGATAgctgatatttatgtttatgcataAAAATCGATCCCAgctaagcttgtgcagtccgcagctAATCAGTGActaaactttccgcttttttggattTTATCGTTAAAACGAATTCTCTTCTGTACGAAAATTAAATTTATGCGGAGAGTGACGTCcctattagcctttgcggactgcacaggctaatctgaaatgacactttacgcacatgcattaatcctagAATGAGGCCTTAACAcatttcggtaaattgacaaattaaaaacaaaatgctttagattcgcaaatgttcgttgtagttatgctatttgtgcgGAAACATtaatagtgaacatttaccatgctttaaaatatccattatatgcattgtttgacgttttaaaaacctgtaaattataaagcgttgcaacgtgaaacaattTAATAGTTTGTTggggtcgttatattttgtgatacaacgaggattgcttaaaaaGAGTATAAAATTCACTACCcattgtatgagcgcggatggcAGAATTGTCTATGCGATAGCATTTTACGCCAGGGATCAGTGTTGCGAGCCCAGttgggggttacttttttctttctttaattttatt carries:
- the LOC127868251 gene encoding uncharacterized protein LOC127868251 — its product is MPTSSQALKLKKGVLTEDEVRPTSSGHWPGSQCSVPTGVRSGPQYAFRTPAHCSIVTVYNIGQGLVGGGETCRTRTLCTPLGASLRSSSSINRYREVTPASSHSNQTRNLISGVRRAGPVPTWKLIKWTAGPLPVDVGPVPPGLTDRLSLQSTLLLDPDCVHDATSHHTPRIRRESPQKPDAHSGTAARGAVDQRLTRQRRMIKLARTRM